GGCGGCGTAGGGGGCGGCCGCCGCGAAGGATCCGGCGCCGGTCTCGGTCCACAGCCGGGTGGCGAGGGTGTCCATGCCGGTGGGGCGCAGCAGCAGGGTCGCGGGGAGTTCCTTCATGCAGACCACGAAGGTGAGCGCGGCCCCGGCGGCCACTCCGGGTGCGGCCAGCGGGACGGTCACCTCGCGCAATACCTGCCAGGGCCGTCGCCCGAGCGAGCGGGCCACGTCCTCCAGGACGGGCGGTGCCTGGAGCACGGCCGCACGGGTGGCGGCCACCGCGACCGGCAGGAAGAGGACCGCGTACGCGCAGACCAGCAGCGGGAGTTGCTGGTAGAGCGGGTAGGCGTAGCGCACGGCGAAGAACACCAGCGCGAGGGCGACCGTGATGCCGGGCAGCGCGTGCCCCGCGTACGCCGCCTGCTCCAGCAGGCGGGCGCCACGGCCCCGGTGCCGGGCGGCGATCACCCCGACCGGCAGGGCGAGGACCGTGGTGAGGCCCGCGCCCGCCGCCGCGACCCCGAAGGTGCCCCAAGCGGTCTCCGCGAGCCCGCCCAGGTCCCAGGTGGCCGAGGTGCCGACGGCGAGCCAGTAGCCGAGGGTGCCCAGCGGGAAGGCCACGGCGACGGCCGTGACCGCGGCGCACCACAGCAGGGCGAGTGGCCGCCACCGGCCGAGGCCGATCGGAACCGCCGGGCGGGCGGTCCCCGTTCCGGTTCTGGCGTGCCCGGCGCGGCCCCGGGTGCGGGCCTCGGCGGCGACCAGGGCGACCGTCATGACCACCAGGACGACGCTGAGCGCGGCAGCCGGGGTGCGGTCGAAGGAGGCGCGGTAGGAGGTGTGGATGGCCCGGGTGAAGGTGTCGTAGCGCATCAGCGAGACCGCGCCGAAGTCGGAGAGCACGTACAGCGCGACGAGCAGTGCCCCGCCCGCGGCCGCCGGTCGCAGCTGCGGGAGCGTGACGCGGACGAACGTCCCCAGCGGGCCGTGGCCGAGGGAACGCGCGGCCTCCTCCTGCGCCGGGTCGATGCCCCGCAGCGCGGCGGCGACCGGCAGATGGACGTACGGGAAGCTGACCAGCGTCAGGGCGAGGGCGGCCCCGCCGAAGCCGGCCAGCCCCGGCTCGGCCGACAGCCAGGCGAACGCGGCCACGTAACTCGGCACCGCGAGCGGCAGCGTGGCC
Above is a window of Streptomyces sp. DT2A-34 DNA encoding:
- a CDS encoding iron ABC transporter permease, giving the protein MILLIPACVAALFALLPLGYLAVRALERGPAFAWDVVADERTLDLLGRSLGLTAVVVAACLVLGVSLAWLTVRTALPGARAWSVLATLPLAVPSYVAAFAWLSAEPGLAGFGGAALALTLVSFPYVHLPVAAALRGIDPAQEEAARSLGHGPLGTFVRVTLPQLRPAAAGGALLVALYVLSDFGAVSLMRYDTFTRAIHTSYRASFDRTPAAALSVVLVVMTVALVAAEARTRGRAGHARTGTGTARPAVPIGLGRWRPLALLWCAAVTAVAVAFPLGTLGYWLAVGTSATWDLGGLAETAWGTFGVAAAGAGLTTVLALPVGVIAARHRGRGARLLEQAAYAGHALPGITVALALVFFAVRYAYPLYQQLPLLVCAYAVLFLPVAVAATRAAVLQAPPVLEDVARSLGRRPWQVLREVTVPLAAPGVAAGAALTFVVCMKELPATLLLRPTGMDTLATRLWTETGAGSFAAAAPYAAALILLAAVPSYLLGRHRT